The sequence below is a genomic window from Xanthobacter dioxanivorans.
GGCACGATCTCATTTGGCTCGACGCGATGACCGGGGCCACGAAATCGACCCGGTGCTGAAGCGGCTTAAAGGCCGCATTCGCCCATGAGACGGCGCTGTGCGGCCAAGGTGCGATCCAGAATCGAAGCGGCACTTTCGGCACCAGGTGCGGTTGCCAAGGCCTCGGCCAAGCCGCGCGCCGCCTTCTCTCCAAGAGGCAGCCATTTGGCAGTTTGCTTGCGCAAGAATTCCTCGTTGGAGGCTGCCTTGCCGACGGCGTAGTCGACCAGCGCCTTGGTATTTTCCTCGGCATAGACCTGGTCGTGATTGCGGAAGTCATCGTGCATCAGCTGCAGGAGATCATCACCGTTGGCGGCAGCCAGCGTCGCGATCTCGCTGTTGAAGATGTGGTCGAAGATCGGTCGCACCACCAGATTGCGCGAGGCGAAGGCTTCGCCGAAATCATACGCGATGAGCTGCTTCTCGATCAGCTCACGCAGGCCCTGCCATTGCGGTCCATCGGTCCACCTCGTACGGGTCGCGTCACTGTCAGCCAGATCGGGGCGCTCATTATCCATCGCGAGAACTTGCGCCACATAGGCTTGACGCTGCACACGCCGCATTTCATTCCCGAGCTGGAAATAGAACGTGTTGGTGACGAAGGCCGACGGAGCCATCTGCGCCACATAGGCAGCGCTCATCTGCATGCCGTGGCCGGGAAAGCGCACGGGCAGGTAATTGTTGCGCAGGAAATCGAGCCACGCGGTCGGGAGCGAGCGATAATGGTCGCGGCTCTCGAATTCGTCGATGAGGTTGTCGAGGTAGACCTCGCGATCCTTCTGCATCTCGATGTAGCGACGATAGGTGAAGGCGCGTGTATCGCGAAAGCCCTCCCAGTCGTCGACGGAAGAAACAAGCGGCGAGCCTTCGCGGTTCTGCTTGTAGAAGACGTTCAGCGACCAGTTTTCGGACAGTTCAAAAGGCGCTGGTTCCTTCCGAAAATGGTTGTGGAACTTGTAGGTGACGGC
It includes:
- a CDS encoding ferritin family protein — translated: MAVRSAGRKRKTTWSQWEERRVPSEYEAVTYKFHNHFRKEPAPFELSENWSLNVFYKQNREGSPLVSSVDDWEGFRDTRAFTYRRYIEMQKDREVYLDNLIDEFESRDHYRSLPTAWLDFLRNNYLPVRFPGHGMQMSAAYVAQMAPSAFVTNTFYFQLGNEMRRVQRQAYVAQVLAMDNERPDLADSDATRTRWTDGPQWQGLRELIEKQLIAYDFGEAFASRNLVVRPIFDHIFNSEIATLAAANGDDLLQLMHDDFRNHDQVYAEENTKALVDYAVGKAASNEEFLRKQTAKWLPLGEKAARGLAEALATAPGAESAASILDRTLAAQRRLMGECGL